The following are encoded together in the Corynebacterium jeikeium genome:
- a CDS encoding ABC transporter substrate-binding protein, which yields MNRKRHAVRSTAALTLSTVLAAVGLAGCSEDSPLSSTPEQFGYVLTSDLVTSNAGTAVGVATDAAKISARLYPGAFIAGPRGQNLPNGDLVTAKPAPANPRQVDYTINEDATYSDSKPVVCDDFLLSFQASSRPDLFGSDLPLFGQVEKIDCAAGSKTFTVHFADKRGERYRELFGPGTVLPSHTVAEKAGVDDVVSAIDGMDEQALTDLGKAWQDVFTFAKTDPSQVPTSGPYKIAERQDDGSLKLEKNPEWNGVEPAQSPIYLWPQGADVKKLGEHNQLSVVDTNRGAGESPGKVAKELGLNADDFRVVESNSERVDTLRISDLGPLQDPVSRKALNACIDRQGLAKAVEEETGAAVQPVGLRVVGSEHPLRSYLDDINGRNTRVNVEDTRSQLNGMTIRIGFLESMPRYKKIVDTLKSQCAKAGVNIEPVPRKADNYGMLGVDYDVALDTRSANGRNSAVNSTPSSDLKEIRAAETALADDAMTLPLVTEARTILAEVHAANVLDSSSDTGVSWNMDRWVESDEPVATGRASDEGNDGAEGTEASESPVAPTDPSQP from the coding sequence GCGACCTGGTGACTTCCAACGCCGGCACTGCGGTGGGAGTGGCGACGGATGCTGCAAAGATTTCCGCCCGCCTCTACCCAGGAGCCTTCATCGCTGGCCCGCGCGGCCAGAACCTGCCGAACGGCGACCTGGTGACGGCTAAGCCGGCTCCCGCAAATCCCCGACAGGTGGATTACACCATTAACGAAGATGCAACCTACTCGGATTCAAAGCCGGTAGTGTGCGACGACTTTCTGTTGAGTTTCCAGGCGAGCTCCCGACCGGATCTTTTCGGCTCTGACCTGCCCCTGTTCGGTCAGGTGGAAAAGATCGATTGTGCGGCTGGTTCCAAGACGTTTACCGTGCACTTCGCTGATAAGCGTGGTGAACGCTACCGCGAGCTTTTCGGCCCCGGCACCGTGTTGCCCTCTCACACCGTGGCTGAGAAGGCTGGGGTCGACGACGTCGTCTCGGCCATTGATGGCATGGACGAACAAGCTCTGACGGATCTGGGCAAGGCCTGGCAAGACGTGTTCACCTTTGCGAAGACGGATCCTTCCCAAGTACCGACTTCAGGGCCGTACAAGATCGCTGAACGACAGGATGACGGCTCACTGAAGCTGGAGAAGAACCCGGAATGGAACGGCGTAGAGCCCGCCCAATCTCCGATATACCTCTGGCCGCAAGGGGCGGACGTCAAGAAGCTGGGGGAGCACAACCAGCTTTCCGTGGTGGATACCAACCGCGGCGCCGGGGAGTCTCCGGGCAAGGTAGCCAAGGAACTCGGCTTGAACGCAGACGACTTCCGCGTGGTGGAGAGCAACTCGGAACGTGTGGATACCTTGCGGATTTCCGACCTAGGCCCGCTGCAGGATCCTGTGTCTCGCAAGGCTCTAAACGCCTGCATCGATCGCCAGGGTCTCGCGAAAGCCGTCGAGGAGGAAACTGGCGCCGCAGTGCAGCCAGTCGGACTGCGGGTGGTCGGCTCCGAGCATCCGCTGCGTAGCTACCTGGACGACATCAATGGGCGCAATACCAGGGTCAATGTCGAAGACACCCGTTCGCAGCTCAACGGGATGACTATCCGCATTGGTTTCTTGGAGTCCATGCCTCGCTATAAGAAGATTGTGGACACCCTGAAGTCTCAGTGCGCGAAGGCCGGGGTAAACATCGAACCCGTGCCCCGCAAGGCCGATAACTACGGGATGTTGGGCGTTGACTACGACGTGGCCCTCGACACCCGGTCGGCCAATGGGCGGAACTCCGCGGTGAATTCCACCCCGAGCTCCGACCTTAAGGAGATTCGGGCGGCCGAGACAGCTTTGGCAGACGACGCTATGACCCTGCCTCTGGTCACGGAAGCGCGTACCATCCTGGCTGAGGTTCACGCAGCTAATGTATTGGATAGCTCCTCGGACACCGGGGTGAGCTGGAACATGGATCGCTGGGTGGAGTCCGACGAACCCGTGGCGACAGGCCGTGCCTCTGACGAAGGTAACGATGGGGCAGAGGGAACAGAGGCTAGTGAGTCGCCCGTAGCTCCCACAGATCCCTCCCAGCCCTAA
- a CDS encoding adenine phosphoribosyltransferase, which translates to MTSADHDNSPQRAETAASALRQRIRVVPDFPSRGIVFEDLTPVLADPHSFKLLVQDLANHCRNFDIDLIGGLDARGFLLGSAVAYELGVGILAVRKGGKLPPPVHHVDYSLEYGTASLEIPADNAIPLQGKNVFLIDDVLATGGTLSASRELLENAGANVCGLGVVLEVSALDGRDRLKDLPLYVVDQAG; encoded by the coding sequence TTGACTTCCGCCGACCATGACAACAGCCCCCAGCGCGCAGAAACAGCGGCCAGCGCGCTGCGCCAACGCATCCGGGTTGTTCCGGACTTCCCCTCGCGCGGCATTGTCTTCGAAGACCTAACCCCCGTTCTGGCAGATCCCCACTCTTTCAAGCTTTTGGTGCAAGACCTGGCCAACCACTGCCGCAACTTCGACATCGACCTGATCGGCGGATTGGATGCTCGTGGCTTCCTACTCGGAAGTGCAGTCGCCTACGAACTGGGCGTGGGCATCCTCGCAGTTCGAAAAGGCGGCAAACTGCCTCCTCCCGTCCACCACGTGGACTACTCTTTGGAGTACGGCACGGCCTCACTTGAGATTCCGGCTGACAACGCAATCCCGCTGCAGGGCAAGAACGTCTTCCTCATCGATGATGTTTTGGCTACCGGCGGCACGCTGAGCGCTTCGCGCGAATTGCTGGAAAACGCCGGGGCTAATGTGTGCGGACTCGGCGTGGTGTTAGAGGTATCTGCGTTGGACGGTCGCGACCGCCTGAAGGATCTTCCGCTCTACGTGGTCGATCAGGCCGGCTGA